In one window of Candidatus Sulfuricurvum sp. RIFRC-1 DNA:
- a CDS encoding heme-binding domain-containing protein, producing MKYFKHMTMILFSVGVIVPSSVFAHGGNTEIKHKEMDSNQTLHAYKIINNEYVKSIKPIFEKKCFDCHGNITKFPWYYKVPGVKQMVDYDIKEGKKHLDMSKDFPFISHVTPLKDLEGIKEVSIEGDMPPLRYVLGHWDSRLTEREKQSILSWSKASILMLKGVPHK from the coding sequence ATGAAATATTTTAAACATATGACAATGATTTTGTTTTCCGTCGGGGTGATCGTTCCCTCTTCAGTTTTTGCTCATGGGGGTAATACTGAAATAAAACATAAAGAAATGGATTCAAATCAGACATTACACGCCTATAAAATTATTAATAACGAATACGTTAAAAGCATAAAACCTATTTTTGAAAAAAAATGTTTTGATTGCCATGGAAATATAACAAAATTTCCTTGGTATTATAAGGTTCCCGGTGTTAAACAGATGGTTGATTATGATATCAAAGAAGGCAAAAAGCATCTAGATATGAGTAAAGACTTTCCCTTTATTTCGCATGTAACACCGTTAAAAGATTTAGAAGGTATTAAAGAAGTGAGCATTGAAGGTGATATGCCGCCACTTCGTTATGTTCTCGGACATTGGGATTCCCGTTTAACTGAAAGGGAGAAACAAAGCATTCTTTCCTGGAGCAAAGCGTCCATACTAATGCTAAAAGGAGTCCCTCATAAATGA